In one Gopherus evgoodei ecotype Sinaloan lineage chromosome 1, rGopEvg1_v1.p, whole genome shotgun sequence genomic region, the following are encoded:
- the ZPLD1 gene encoding zona pellucida-like domain-containing protein 1, with amino-acid sequence MERIWLLLLLTIQVLSVTAQFNGYNCEANLHSRFPAERDISVYCGVQAITMKINFCTVLFSGYSETDLALNGKHGDAHCKGFINNNTFPAVVIFIINLSTLESCGSTLVVSSVPGINAYGNVSVVQIGNVSGYIDTPDPPTIISYLPGLLYKFSCSYPLEYLVNNTQLASSSAAISVKENNGTFISTLSLLLYNDSTYSQLLVIPSIGLPLKTKIYAAVRATNLDGRWNVLMDYCYTTPSGNPNDELRYDLFFSCDKDPQTTVIENGKSQMGRFSFEVFRFVKHKNQKMSTVFLHCVTKLCRTDDCPFLAPICSNRERRDAVRRTTWSAQSTSGNAVISAGPIITRSDETPTNNSQLAHPNGPPFQLNSVTSALISGIVILGIMSIFFFVCSLTILRRKWPSSSVLGGVRNPVFN; translated from the exons CAGCTGAACGAGATATCAGTGTCTACTGTGGAGTACAAGCAATTACTATGAAGATTAATTTTTGCACAGTTCTTTTTTCTGGTTATTCTGAAACGGATCTGGCCCTGAATGGGAAACATGGGGACGCTCACTGCAAGGGGTTTATAAATAACAACACCTTTCCAGCAGTAGTCATTTTCATCATCAATCTCAGCACTTTGGAGTCCTGTGGAAGCACTCTAGTG GTATCCTCTGTTCCAGGCATCAATGCATATGGGAATGTATCAGTGGTACAGATAGGTAATGTTTCAGGCTACATAGATACGCCAGATCCACCAACGATCATCAGCTACTTACCAGGGCTTCTGTACAAATTTAGCTGTAGCTACCCATTGGAATACTTGGTCAACAATACACAATTGGCTTC GTCATCAGCTGCTATTTCTGTAAAAGAGAACAATGGGACATTTATCAGCACTCTGAGTTTGCTCCTTTACAAT gaCTCAACCTATAGCCAGCTGCTGGTTATCCCCAGTATAGGTTTacctttgaaaacaaaaatatatgcaGCAGTGCGAGCAACCAACCTAGATGGCAG ATGGAATGTTTTGATGGACTATTGTTACACCACTCCATCTGGTAATCCCAATGATGAGCTTCGATATGATCTCTTCTTTAG CTGTGACAAGGACCCACAGACCACTGTAATTGAGAATGGCAAGAGCCAGATGGGCCGGTTTTCCTTTGAGGTGTTCCGCTTTGTGAAGCACAAGAACCAGAAGATGTCTACAGTCTTCCTCCATTGTGTGACAAAGCTGTGCAGAACGGATGACTGTCCCTTTCTTGCACCT ATTTGCAGTAACAGAGAAAGAAGAGATGCTGTTAGGAGAACAACTTGGAGCGCTCAGAGCACCTCTGGAAATGCTGTCATCTCTGCTGGCCCTATCATTACAAGGAGTG aTGAGACACCAACCAACAATTCACAGCTAG cTCATCCAAATGGACCTCCTTTCCAGCTGAACTCAGTCACCAGTGCACTGATTTCAGGAATAGTCATTCTAGGGATTATGagcattttcttttttgtatgtTCCCTCACCATCCTGCGCAGGAAATGGCCCAGCAGCTCAGTTTTGGGTGGTGTACGAAACCCAGTTTTCAACTAA